From Xenopus laevis strain J_2021 chromosome 7L, Xenopus_laevis_v10.1, whole genome shotgun sequence, one genomic window encodes:
- the nop2.L gene encoding probable 28S rRNA (cytosine(4447)-C(5))-methyltransferase, which produces MGRKLDPLKKVPRGPGRKAKKQHGAENELKNILQEDIEEKRMSSRSRKRAAKRRMLVEQKAAAKLPAKNNVPANAKLKAGGKKALPGFSDDNAQWLKPAKRARKAGEEESEDDNEEDDDEEEDEMEKEVKDGMEEEDGDDEMEEKNGEEEDAEEESEDGDDDDKEDGNGEFGGSLSLSDSDDLQDDYGTSSGDEKDLLPIERASKKEKKKLKSEEAVKGEDSSIQLNVDSEDPFQLPTEEELEKELSTAPDLSTMQERIKDIVGVLQNFAQRGGGRTRQDYLKVLKKDLATYYSYGDYMIETLSDLFPVSELVDFLEACEVHRPITIRTNTLKTRRRDLAQALINRSVNLDPLGKWSKTGLVIYDSSVPIGATPEYLAGHYMLQGASSLLPVIALAPQENERVLDMCCAPGGKTSYIAQLMKNTGSVVANDMNAERLRSVVGNLHRLGVTNCIISNYDGRQISKILGGFDRVLLDAPCSGTGIISKDPAVKTNKSVQDIQRCAHIQKELVLSAIDALDAQSQTGGFLVYCTCSITVEENECVVDYALKKRNVKLVPTGLDFGKEGFVRFKERRFHPSLRQTRRFYPHTHNMDGFFIAKLRKFSNAIPNPNKDEETVTPSPEELKKEKVAKKKAAKRKAPDENDINDKAPKEKSENQKASKVKGGNKKAPKEKGVNEKLPKEKGGNEKSPKAKAQKKKVVVKKAYMKKAAKMTGKKDKKKVANKKKKLFKQKKNK; this is translated from the exons ATGGGTAGAAAATTAGACCCATTGAAGAAGGTGCCTCGTGGCCCAGGCCGTAAAGCAAAGAAACAGCATGGAGCAGAAAATGAACTAAAGAACATACTGCAGGAGG ACATCGAAGAAAAGCGCATGTCCAGCCGCAGCAGAAAGAG GGCAGCTAAAAGGCGCATGTTAGTGGAGCAAAAAGCAGCAGCCAAACTCCCAGCAAAGAACAATG TTCCAGCCAATGCAAAGCTCAAAGCAGGAGGGAAGAAAGCTCTGCCAGGATTTAGTGATGACAATGCACAATGGCTGAAGCCTGCGAAAAGAGCTCGAAAGGCGGGAGAGGAAGAAAGTGAAGATGATAATGAAgaggatgatgatgaagaagaggaTGAAATGGAGAAGGAAGTAAAGGATGGGATGGAGGAGGAGGACGGAGATGATGAAATGGAAGAGAAGAATGGTGAAGAGGAAGATGCTGAAGAAGAAAGTGAGGATGGAGATGATGATGATAAGGAGGATGGCAATGGTGAGTTTGGCGGATCCCTCTCTCTATCGGACAGCGATGATCTACAGGATGATTATGGAACTTCATCAGGGGATGAGAAGGAT CTTCTTCCAATAGAGCGGGCATCtaagaaggagaaaaagaaactaaaaag TGAAgaggctgttaaaggagaagataGCAGCATTCAGTTGAATGTGGATTCTGAGGACCCGTTTCAGCTTCCAACTGAAGAAGAGTTGGAAAAGGAGC TCTCAACTGCCCCAGATCTTTCCACAATGCAGGAGCGCATTAAGGATATAGTTGGGGTTCTGCAGAATTTTGCACAGCGAGGAGGAGGTCGAACACGGCAGGATTACCTCAAAGTGCTCAAGAAGGATCTTGCTACCTACTACAGTTACGGAGATTACATGATTGAGACGCTCAGTGACCTTTTCCCAGTGTCGGAG CTAGTAGATTTCCTGGAGGCCTGTGAAGTTCATCGTCCGATAACAATCAGAACCAACACCTTAAAGACAAGAAGACGTGACCTTGCTCAG GCTCTTATTAACCGCAGTGTAAATTTGGATCCCTTGGGTAAATGGTCAAAAACTGGGCTCGTTATTTACGACTCTTCAGTTCCAATTG GTGCAACGCCCGAGTACTTAGCTGGACATTACATGCTGCAAGGAGCATCTAGTCTTTTACCAGTCATTGCACTGGCTCCTCAGGAGAATGAGAGGGTGCTGGATATGTGCTGCGCACCAGGCGGAAAAACCAGCTACATCG CTCAGCTTATGAAGAACACGGGGTCAGTTGTTGCAAATGATATGAATGCGGAGAGGCTTCGCAGCGTCGTGGGAAATCTTCACCGTCTGGGGGTGACAAACTGCATCATCTCTAATTACGATGGCCGGCAGATCTCCAAG ATTTTAGGGGGCTTTGATAGAGTTCTTCTTGATGCTCCATGCAGTGGTACTGGGATTATCAGCAAAGACCCTGCAGTTAAAACAAACAAG AGCGTACAGGATATCCAGCGTTGTGCCCACATACAGAAGGAGCTGGTTCTCAGTGCTATTGATGCTCTGGATGCCCAGTCACAGACAGGCGGGTTTCTGGTTTATTGTACCTGCTCCATAACG GTGGAGGAAAATGAATGTGTAGTGGATTATGCTTTGAAAAAGAGAAATGTTAAACTAGTACCAACAGGACTGGATTTTGGAAAGGAAGGTTTTGTAAG ATTCAAGGAACGGCGGTTTCACCCTTCACTGCGTCAGACACGAAGATTTTACCCACACACTCACAATATGGATGGCTTCTTCATTGCAAAACTCCGCAAGTTCTCCAATGCCATCCCTAACCCAAATAAAG ATGAAGAGACCGTAACCCCCAGCCCAGAagaactgaaaaaggagaaagtcgcaaagaagaaagctgcaaagaggaAAGCTCCAGATGAGAATGACATAAATGACAAAGCACCGAAGGAGAAAAGCGAAAATCAAAAAGCTTCAAAGGTTAAAGGAGGAAATAAGAAGGCGCCAAAGGAAAAAGGAGTAAATGAGAAGTTGCCAAAGGAGAAAGGAGGAAATGAGAAGTCACCAAAGGCAAAAGCTCAGAAGAAGAAAGTTGTAGTTAAGAAAGCTTACATGAAGAAAGCTGCAAAGATGACTGGTAAGAAAGATAAGAAGAAAGtggcaaataagaaaaaaaagttgttcaaacaaaaaaagaacaaataa